In Leptolyngbya sp. O-77, the genomic window TCATGTCACTCATATTGACATGAATACTCTAGCCATGACACTAAAGATTGCAGAATTTTTACAATGCGCCTTCTCAATCCATTCGGAACGCTTACGCTACATGGCTTAGCTCCCAAAGACCGCGTGTGGGATTGCTGCAAATACCCATGCGGTCTGCCATTACATCGATCGTTTGGGCGTTTGGGCTACAAGTCCATGCCGTGAGATAGGGCTATGGCGCTTGCCAGGATTGCAACCCACAAAACCCGTGGAACTGTGTAGCCTGGAGGTACTCCTCACCGCCCTTGACCTATGGCACACCTCACCCAGCGCCGTCCCGAAAACGTGAGTGGCGATTTCTATGTGGATTCCACCTGCATCGACTGCGACACCTGTCGGTGGATGGCTCCCGAAACCTTTTGCGAAGCAGGCGAGCAGTCTGCGGTTTATCATCAGCCGACGACCGAAGCCGAGCGCTTACGGGCGATGCAGGCGCTGCTGTCTTGCCCCACCGCCTCTATCGGCACAGTTCACAAGCCCCTGGACGTTCAACAAGTCCAGCGCAGTTTTCCGATTCCAATTACCGACACTGTTTCGCACTGCGGCTATCATGCTGAAAGCTCCTACGGCGCAGCCAGCTATCTGATTCAGCGGGCAGCAGGTAATGTACTGGTCGATTCGCCCCGGTTTGCGCCGCCGCTGGTGAAGCGACTGGAAGAACTGGGCGGCGTTCGTTATTTGTATCTTACTCACCGCGATGACGTAGCAGATCATCAAAAGTTTCAGGCGCACTTTGGGTGCGATCGCCTTTTGCATGAAGACGACATCACCCGCGCCACGCAGGATGTGGAGATTCAGCTATCCGGCAGCGACCCCGTTCAGCTTGCGCCCGATTTGCTGATCATTCCGGTTCCTGGACACACCAAAGGGCACACCGTTTTGCTGTATGACGACACGGTTTTGTTCACGGGCGATCACCTGGCCTGGTCTGCTGAGCTTGACCATTTGTATGCATTTCGCCGCGCCTGCTGGTATTCCTGGGCGGCGCTGTTGCAGTCGATGAAACGGTTGGCAAATTACTCGTTTGAGTGGGTGCTGCCAGGGCATGGCCGCCGCTATCAGGGCGATCGCCAAACAATGGCAGACCAGATGCAAAAATGCATCCTCTGGATGGAAACTCAGTAGCATAGAATTGCTCGGCACCCTGTCCCCGGTCTAACCGAGTTTATCCGTTGCTGCATCGGCCCATAGCCCTGTGAAAGAACTGCTCGACGAACTTTGGAACCAGTTGCGGCCGCCCCGGACGTTTTCCTGGCAAACGCTGGTGCTGCTGAGCTTGTTTTCGTGGGCGCTGTCTATCCTGGTCGAAACGCTCATTCTCAAGGATTTGCTGTCGCGGTTTGGCTGGCTCTTTCTGACGTTCGGCGTGGGCTGGGCGCTGTCGGGAAACAAGCTCAATATTCTGGGATTAGAAATTCAAACCGGGCCGTGGATTACCGGGGCGCTGGCTTGTGTGGTGCTATTTGCGGGGTGGGTGGGCGATCTGGGGCGGGTGGCGTGGGTGAGTTGGCCGATCTTTTCAGCAATTTCAGCGGCCGTGCCCTACTTTTTCCCCCGATTTACCTTCAGCATTCCCGACCCCAAGGTGCGACAAGACCTGATTTTGCGGGCGGTGCTGGCGGGCACGATGAGCTGTTGGATTCAATTTCATTTTGTGGTGCAAGACTGGCTACGCGACTATCCCAGTTTGCTGTCGGATGATTTTCGCCGCAGCTCGTTTGTGGTGCGGCTGGATGAGGAGCAGCGCAACCCCGACCACAATATGCCACGGGTAGAACTGTTGATGAATCTGGCAGAGGGCTATATCAGGCGATCGCTCGAAGGGCTGCCCTGGAGCGATACCGAGCGCTGGCTGATTGCGCTCGATCAGCAAGTTCCGCAACTGCAACAGCTCGTCTTTCGACAGGCAAACGAAGCGACCGCACGCCCCCTGCCCGAAGATGCTTTCTGGCGGTTTAGCGCAGTCGTGCCACCCGGCGAACCCGAATACACACTGCGGCTACGGATGCTGTGGACTGGCCCGACCAGCACCAACCTTCCTTATGTATATGAAAAAGCTTGCCTTATTTCCCAAGTCACACAGCCACCGGGCGCGGGCGAAGTGGTGGCAGGTGCGTCCCTGACGCGGGTAGAATGCAACCCAATTCAGCGAATTTCGCTGACGCAACCACCGTAAAATCAAAGCATGTAGCTTTAACCAGGAAGCTAGAGTCAAGCTGCTCAGAACATTTACGCTTGCAGGCCGCAGGCGGGTAGATCTGGTTTGCAAGGGAGAAGAGAAACGGTGAATCTCGGTCGCGTGTGGGTGATTGCCGTAAATGTGTTTCGTGAGGTGATTCGCGATCGCATTTTGTATCTGCTGGGATTTTTTGCGATCGCGCTAGTGGCGATCGCCGCGCTGCTGCCAGAAGTCGCCGCAGGCACCGAGCAAAAGATTTTGCTGGATGTAGGGCTGGCGGCCATCAACCTGACAGGGCTGGTGATTGCCATTTTCGTGGGCACTGGGCTGGTTAATAAAGAAATCGAGAAGCGCACGGTCTACGTGCTGATTTCCAAACCCGTCAGCAAGGCAGAATTTATTCTGGGCAAGCATTTGGGGCTGGCAGCCGTGCTGGCGGTGCTGGTGGCGGCGATGACGCTCATCTACGTGGCGGTGGTGAGCTTTTATCGGCTGCCTTTTCCGCTGGGCAGCATTTTAATTACGGTGCTGTTTCAATTTTTGGAACTGTCGCTAATCGTTGCAGTGGCGATTTTGTTTGGCGTATTCACCAGTTCTTTGCTGGCGATCGCTCTTACGGTCGGCATTTACCTCATGGGTCACTTTAGCCGCGATCTGGTCAGCCTGGGCAGCCTCAGCGAAAACCCCGCCCTGAAACAAGTCACGCAAGGGCTGTATCTGTTGCTGCCTGATTTGGCTCGGCTCAACCTGAAAAATCAAGCGGTCTATGGATTGGCTGCCCTGCCGCCTGCCCCCGAACTCTGGGCTAACGCGGCTTACGGTGTGCTGTATACGGTGCTGCTGCTGGCGATCGCCACATTATTTCTGCTTACGGGCGTGGTGCTGCCGCTGGTGCCGATGATCCAGCGGAGCTTTCAGGATACTGAGGGCAACTGGGTAGGCTGGGCCAACTACGCTCGCTACCTGACCACGCCCTCGCTGCTGGTGTCATTCACAAATACAATCTCGGTGGCGATCGCCAGCACGCTCCTATCCGTCATTTTAGGATTCCTCTACGCCTACGCGCTGACGCGCACCGCCATGCGCGGCAAAGGGATCTTTCGCATTCTCGGTACTTTGCCGCTGTTTATTCCGCCGCTGGCCCATGCGATTGGGCTAATTTACCTGTTTGGTAATAAGGGCCTGTTTACGACTGGATTTTTTGGGCTGTTGCCGCCGTTTGATATCGGACTCTACGGCCCCGTTGGCATTACTCTGGGTGAGGCGCTCTACTGCTTTCCGCAGGCAGTCGTGATTCTGGCGACCGCCCTCAGCCTGACGGATGCCCGCCTTTATGAAGCCGCCGACGTGATGAGAACGCCGCCGCTGCGGACGTTTTTGACGGTAACACTGCCCAGCGTCAAGTATGGGCTGATGAGCGCCATTTTTGTCTGTTTTACCCTGGCCTTCACCGACTTTGGTGTACCCAAGGTGGTGGGCGGCAACTTCAACGTGCTGGCCACTGACATCTACAAGCAGGTGATTGGCCAGCAAAATTTTTCGATGGGCGCAACTATCAGCGTTTTTCTGTTGCTGCCAACGGTTTTAGCGTTTATCCTCGATCGCATCGTGCAGCGCCGCCAGACAGCAATGGTCAGCGCCAAGTCGGTGCCCTACCAGCCCAAGCCCAAGCCCGCCCTCGATTGGCTGATGTTTGCGATTTGTGGGGCGATCGCCTGCTTTGTGCTGCTGGTATTTGCGGCAATCGTCCTGGCTTCGATCGTCAAGGTCTGGCCCTACAACTTTGAGCCAACGCTGCGGCACTACAACTTCAACGCAGTCGGAGGCGGGGGCTACGCTGCCTACTGGAACAGCATTCGCATGTCGCTCTATACGGCGATTTTTGGGACTGCTGCTGTCTTTGCGATCGCCTACCTCGTCGAAAAGGGCAAAGGACTCAAGGGCTTGCGGCTGGCCAATTATTTCCTGGCAACCATTCCCTTGGCGCTGCCCGGACTGGTGCTGGGGCTGGCCTACGTATTCTTCTTCAACAATCCCACCTGGAATATTGGCGGGCTGGTGCTCAGAAACCCGCTGAACTGGCTCTACGGCACGATGGCCATTTTGGTGCTGTGCAACATCATCCACTTTTTCACGGTTTGTTTTCTCACGGCCACCACTGCCCTCAAGCAGATTGATCCAGAGTTTGAGTCGGTATCTGCCTCGATGCGGGTGCCGTTTTACAAAACCTTTTGGCGCGTCACGCTGCCGCTCTGCGTTCCAGCCATTTTAGACATCGGCATTTACTTTTTTGTGAATGCGATGGTAACAATTTCTGCCATCGTTTTTCTCTATCCGCCAACGTTGCCGCTGGCGGCCGTGGCTATTGTCAACATGGATGATGCTGGAGACATTGCGCCCGCTGCGGCCATGTCTACCCTCATCGTGGTCACCAGTATCGGCGTGCGCCTGCTGTACTGGTTTTTGACACGCGGCCTGCAAACCCGAACCCAAGCTTGGCGATCGCAGGCAAGATAATTTTAGATAAGATGATTTCAGGCAAGATGATCTCAGGCGAGAGTAGGCTACAAATCTTGAGCCTCGTAGACTTGCTGGCTAAATCGCTGAAAGTCTTCTTCACAGAGCCTTAGCGCCTCTACTGCCGGAGCATATCCAGCCGCCTCGAACAAGTCTCGCTCGCGGATCTTGGGCAGCCATGAGCGCAGCTTGCTTAGCTCTGCTTCATTTTCGTCGAGTTCAGCAAAGGTAAGATTCTTCTTTTGCCGCTCACGCTCTAGCTCTTGGTGAAAGTCGCGGCAGCGTCCCAGAAATTCCATATACTCGGCCGCTGCCTGCTGCTGAAATCGCTCAATCAGTCTTGAGTTTTGTTTATCTTCTTCAATTGTGACGGTCAGCAGGTCTGCCTCCCCCCCACCGTTAATAATTTCCATTGTCAGTGCCTCTAGCTGTCTCTGCAAATTCTGACGCTGGGGCAGCACGCAAACCGATTGCTGGAGATACAATCCCCCCCACCCTTTTAACTTTCGCCAGACGTAGACCCTCTGCGTGGACGGCTGAGAGGGAACCCGGTAGATCAGCAGATTCCAAGATTGACGAGACATAGGCTTATTGTAACAGGTGTTGCATTTATCCTGGAGACGTGTCAAACTCTGATGCAACACTTGTTGCTTAACCCGCTTGTTGCCTGATGATGCTTTAGAAGCGGTTGCTCCCCTGGAAATTCTGGGAAGATTATTTACTACAAATTCTCTGGCATGAAAAACTCTGCACTTTGGTTCGTGGTGTGTTTGGGGGTGGTGAGTCTGTGCGCGGATGCAACTTATGAAGGGGCGCGGAGCATTACGGGTGCGTATCTGGGTAGCCTGGGCGCAAGCGGCGCGGCGGTGGGTTGGGTGGCAGGGCTGGGCGAACTGATTGGCTACGGGTTTCGGCTGGTCATTGGCTATTTGAGCGATCGCACTCGACAATATTGGCGCATCACTACGCTGGGCTACTGCATCAACACGGCCGTCGTGCCGCTGCTGTCGCTGACCACCGCCTGGCCCGCCGCCGCCGGACTGATGATCGCCGAACGCACGGGCAAGGCCGTCCGCACGCCGCCGCGAGATGTGCTGCTGTCCCACGGCGCAATGCAGATCGGGCGGGGATTTGGCTTTGGGCTGCACGAGGCGATGGATCAAATTGGGGCTGTGGGCGGGCCGCTGATGGTGGCGGCGATGCTGACCTGGCAGTATGGCTATCGCGGCGGCTTTGCGATTCTGGTGATTCCGGCGGTGCTGGGGCTGCTGGTGCTGCTGACAACGCAGCGGATTTATCCGAATCCGAGAGACTTTGAGCCGCCGACTCCGGCGGATTTGCACACGGAGGGGCTGCCGCGCCGCTTTTGGATTTATCTGGGGGCGATCGCCCTCGTCGCGGCGGGCTATGCCGACTTTCCGCTGATTGCCTTTCATCTGCAACGGACGGGTGTGGAATCTACCAGCCAGATTCCGCTGCTGTATGCGCTGGCAATGGGGGTAGATGCGATCGCCGCGCTGCTGTTTGGGCGCTGGTTTGACCGGGTGGGGCTGGGCAGCCTGATGCTGGCGATCGCCCTGTCGCTGCTGTTCGCGCCGTTGGTCTTTTTGGGCAGCTTCCAGACGGCAATCTGGGGGATGGTGCTGTGGGGCATTGGCATGGGCGCACAGGAATCCATCATGAAGGCGGCGGTTGCGGGTATCGTCCCGCCCCAGCGACGCGGCTCGGCCTTCGGCATTTTCAACACGGGCTATGGGCTGGCGTGGTTTGCGGGCAGCGCCCTGATGGGCACGCTCTACGATTTTTCGCGGCCCGCCCTGGTGATTTTTTCGGTGCTGATCCAAGCCCTATCGCTGCTGGTTCTGTTTTTCGTCGCTAGGGGTGTGCATCCGTCCTGACGCTGCCACCGTACTGGGTTCACGCACCAGCACCTACTCTTTCCGGCTCTACACTGCCAGCAGCGGCCTGCACCCGCTGCGCCTGAATTGCAGTGATGGCGACAGTGTTCACAATATCGGGCACGGTGCAGCCCCGGCTGAGGTCGTTGACGGGTTTTCTCAAGCCCTGGAGGATGGGACCAATGGCGACGGCGTTGGCAGAGCGCTGCACGGCCTTGTACGTATTGTTGCCCGTGTTCAGGTCGGGGAAGATAAACACCGTCGCATGACCCGCCACTTTACTATCGGGCAGCTTGGTTTTGGCGACGCTGGCATCCACCGCCGCGTCGTATTGGATCGGCCCTTCGATTTGCAAATCGGGGCGCTGGCTTCGGGCAATGCGGACGGCTTCGCGCACCTTGTCCACGTCTTCACCTTTGCCAGAGTCGCCTGTGGAGTAAGATAACATCGCTACCAGCGGCTCGATGCCAAACAGAGCAGCGGTTTCCGCCGAGCTAATGGCAATGTCGGCCAACTGCTGCGGGTTGGGGTTGGGGTTCACCGCGCAGTCGCCATAGACCAGCACGCGGTCTTCCAAACACATGAGAAACACGCTGGACACAATCGAGCAGCCAGGCTGCGTGCGGATAAATTCCAGTGCTGGACGAATCGTGTGGGCGGTGGTGTGCAGCGCTCCCGACACCATGCCGTCCGCCAGTCTTTTATAGACCATCATCGTGCCAAAGTAGCTGACATCGCGCATCAGGTCGTGGGCAAACTCCAGCGTGATGCCTTTGTGCTGGCGCAGTTCGTAATAGGTCTGGGCGAAATCTTCTTGCCAGTCTGATTCTAGCGGGTCGATCAGCGTTGCGCCGTCGAGATGGAGTCCGAGGGCGGCGATCGCCTCCTGAATCTGTCCCCGATTGCCCAGCAGCGTCACGTCCACCACGTTGCGCTGGAGCAAGATTTCGCTGGCCCGCAGGATGCGCTCGTCGCTTCCCTCTGGCAGCACAATTCGCTGGCGCATTGTCTTTGCCTGCTGAATCAGCTCATATTCAAACATCAGCGGGGTCATGCGCGTCGAGCGGGCCACCTCAATACGGGCCTCCAGCCTGGACAAATCCACCGACGATTCAAACAGCCCCAGGGCGGCGGCGATTTTGCGCTCGGTGAACGGGTTGAGCTGGGCGCGCACCTGGCTGGTGCGGGTGGCGGTTTCGTAGGTATCGGTGGCGACGGCAAAGATGGGCAGGGGCGATCGCCGAAAGCTGTCCAGCAGCGCCCGCACCGACGGAGCCAGCTCCAGCCCGCCCGTCAGTGCGATGCCGGAAATCTTGGGATAATTTTCGGCAAACATCGTCGTCAGGCAGCCCAGCACGATGTCTGCGCGATCGCCCGGTGCAATCACCAGCGCCCCTTCCTGCACATGGGTCAGAAAGTTAGGCAACTGCATCGCCGCCACCTTATAGCCCAGCACGTCGCGGTTGAGCTGGCTGTCGTCGCCCATGACCAGCACGCCGCCCAGCGTGTTCATCACTTCAGCAACCGTGGGCTTGGTGATGCGCGGCTCCTCCGGCAGCAAAAATACGGGGTCTTCCGTCTGCCAGCTTTCCTGGAGGCGATCGCCCAGTTCCTCGCGCATTTCTGGCGCGATCCGGTTGATGAACGTAGCGGCGATCGCGCAGCCGTAGTTGAGAAACGCTTCTCGCTCAGTCCGCACGTTGCTCACCAGTTCTTCCAGCGTTTTGCCCTCGCCGCTGGATACCAGGGCAATTGGCGCTGCTAGCAAATTTGCCACCTGCGCGTCAAAATCATCCACAAAGGCAGAGCCGATCTCCGTCGCGTCCACGCCTTCGCACACGACAAAATCGCACTGTGCCTCCAGCGCCTTATACGCTTCCACCACCCGCTTTAGCAGCGCATCGGTGTGGCCCGCCGCTAACAACGCCTGCGCTTCGTCGTGGGTGAGGGCAAACTGCGACTCGTAGGGTGCGGCGATCGCATAGCGGCTGCGGACCAGATCGATATCGTTGTCTGGCGTGTTGCCCGCGTGGATCACCGGACGAAAAAAGCCCAGCCGCCCTACCCGCTTTGACAGCAGTTCCATCAGACCCAGCAGCACCAGCGACTTGCCGTTGCCGGGTTCGATTGCAGCAATGTAGAGGTTTTTAAGCATAAGATTTTGAGCGGGGGCGATCGCCAGCAGACATTACATTAGCGCTAGCCCGGTTTTACCAGCCAGCCAATACCCAATGCGATTGCTCCACATTCTACGCAGGCGCTTCCCGAAGATTTGGTAATCCTGAACACGACGCACCGCGCACTCTTTTCGCTCAAGAGGAATTTGCAGTGAAAACGCAGTATTACACGGCGACCAGCCTGGACGGCTACATTGCCGACGCAAACAATTCTTTGGAGTGGCTATTTCAGTTTGGCGATCCCGAAAACGGCAGCTACGCTGGCTTTATACAAGAAGTGGGGGCGATCGCTATGGGTTCCACCACCTACGAGTGGATTCTCAATCACAACAGCCCCGACAATCCTGATTCCAACCCGGCGCAGCCCGCCTGGAGCTACACGCAGCCCGCCTGGGTGTTTACCACGCGCACGCTGCCTGCCATTCCCGGTGCAGATATTCGCTTTGTGAAAGGCGACGTGCGTCCGGTGCATGAGGCAATGCGGGCGATCGCCCAGGACAAAAACATCTGGGTGGTGGGCGGCGGCGACCTGGCAGGGCAGTTTTATGACCACGGGCTATTGGATGAAATTATCGTGACCATTGCCTCGGTCACGCTGGGCAGCGGTGCGCCCCTGCTGCCACGCCAAATCACCACGCCGCCCCTCAAGCTGGTGTCTACAACGACCTATGGCACGGCCTTTGCCGAACTGCGCTATGCAGTGCAGCGAAGCGTCGATGCCGTCTAGTCTGGTCTGGCTCGGCCTATGCCGCCGCTTCGACCTTTTGCAGGAGTTCTTGAGCCAGCGACTCAAAGGACGCAAGCGCATTCTCGGCAGCGGTGCGGTCTTGGGCGCTGAGTCCATCCAGAGAATCAATCGCAAACAGCGGACAGCCCTCACTCTGAGACTTGGACACGATGTTGAGGCGGGGCACCCAGGTTGCCTCAGAAAACAGTTGCACCTGATTTCCACCGGGCAGCTTATTTAACCGTCCGTACAACTCTTCAACCATCGACAGGTTAAAGGCCCGCGAGGTGCGGTCGTGCATACTCACCGCAATACCCACGATGGGCAGCGGCGTTTCGCGAAACTGCCCGACTTCTTCGACCTGTCCTAGGACAAATTCCAGCGCCCGGATGGGATAGGGCGAAAGCTGAGTCGGCACTAGCACACCCCCAGAGGCCATCAGAGAAATGCGGTTTACCTTGCCAAAGGAGGGCGGCGGGTCGATAAACACAAAGTCATAGTCCTGGCTTTTGAGCTTTTTGGCCAGAATGCGATCGCTGTCTACAATCTGAATCAGTTGATTCTCCATATTGCTGAGGCGAATGTGGGAGGGCACCACGTCTAAAACCACACTGCCCCAGCGCTTTTTTACAATCACGTCGTCCAGCACCAGCCGGGGTTCCGTCAGCAAGTGGGTAATGTCTTTTCGCCCGACTTTTTCTATATCTTCTAGCGGGTCGATTCCCAAACCAGTTGTCAGGTTTGCCTGTGCGTCGATGTCAATCAGCAGCACCCGCTTGCCCATTTGCGCCAGCGCCGCAGCGAGGTTAATCGTCAGGGTGGTTTTGCCAACGCCGCCTTTGTTGTTGAAAACGGTGATGATCATAGCGTTTCGGGGTGCAGTGAGGGGAGATAAATCGGGCTGTATCGGCAGGACAGAGAGAACTTGGGGGTCGTGCGACAGTTGGGCGATCGCCCGCACAAGCTGTTCGTGAATTTTGCGGTGGCTGCTGCCAAAGACCTCCATGACGCGATCGCAGTTTCGCTTCCACAGCAGCGACCCCAACACCCGATAGCTTTGATACAGGTAGTCGCGGCTGTAGTTCCAGAGCGAGTGAACCGTCTCGCCATCGTTGTAAAGCAGGCGAAATTGCTTGCCGTTGGTCAATAGTCCCAAAATGCTGCCCGAAGCGAGCAGATAATCCCGCAGTTGCCAACTATTGTGGGCGATTGACTGTTTGGGAGATTTGGCTTCGATGATTAGATAGTGGCAGTAGGGAGCAGACTGCTGCGCTCTGAGCAAAAAGTCAACCCGCTTTTTGCCAAATGGAACCTGCTGAAGAATATCCTGCGGCCGATAGCCCAGCAGTTCCAGCATGGGCAAGAGGACTTCGGTTTCCAGGGCTTTTTCAGATTTGCAGTCATCGACGCGCTCCAGCAATGCACACCAGCGCCGATGAAACTCCTCTGAAATTGCCATAGGAAATTGCCATCAAAAATCGCTACAAAGCCCGATCCTACGTTCGTCGCCCAACCTATCTTGGCACAGGGCAGCTCGCCCTAGCTACTCGCTGACCGCCCGCTGCAACCAGGCTTCGATGCCGTCGGCCAGGGCATCGGCCAGCCGCGCCTGCTCTTGGGAATCGACAATCCACTCGAATTCAAAGGGATTGATCATAAAGCCGAGTTCTAGAAGGACAGACGGCGCGACGGCAGGGCGCGTCAGGGCGAGATTGTTCCAAAACACGCCGTAAGAGGGGCGATCGCGCGTTTCGACTAGGTAATCGTGCAAAAATTCCGCCAGGTCTTGCGCCTGGTTTTTGATACCAGAACGTGCCGATGCCTGCGGTGTTGATCGCATCGCCATCGTCGGGGCAGAGCGTTGTAGTGAATGCTGAGGGGCGAGGTGCGGCTCTTGCTCCACGATCATAGCGGCGCGTTCGTTGGGGCCGAGGTCGATGTCTTCGGTGCGGCTCATGATCACCGTTGCGCCTCTGGCTTGCAGGCGATCGCGCAGCAGTTTGGACACAATCAGCGCCACGTCTTTTTCGGGATAGCCCGTGGGGCCGCGAGCGCCGAGGTCATCCGGGCCGCCGTGGCCGGGGTCGAGAAAAATCCGCAGTCCCGTCAGCGGTTGCCGCCGCGATGACGACAGCACTGGCGGGTTTCGCAGCGACAGCACCAGGCTAGTGCCCTCGTAGCGCAGCTGATAGCCCCACTGGTGGCGCGAGTTAAGCTGCACGGTGTATTGCACCTGGGTTGGGGAAATTTGCTGCCAGTCGAAGCGCTGAATCAGGCGATTGCGCGGCACGAAGATCGTGTCGGTTTTGGGCGATGGTGTGGTGCAGGGGTTAGGGAGAGAGTGCGATCGCCCTGATGCAGCGACACGGGCACAGGTGCTTGCAGCGGAAACACGATTTCCGTCCATTCCCCCGCGGGGCGAGAGCGAACGCCGCGAATCAGCGTTTGGGGCGGCGCGGCATTGGGCACGGGCTGCGTCTCGGACTCGCGAATCCACGCGCCATAACCCAGCCGCAGCCAGCCGCCCTCGCGCCCCGTCACCACATCCCGTGTGCCCTGGGGCAAGGGCGTGAGGCGGGAATAGTCGGTGCTGGGGCCAGTGCGGGCGGTTCCCGATGCAGCGACCACCTGCACCACAGGCGGGTTTAACAGCGGCAACAGCAACACGCTGCCGGGAGCCGTCTGGCGCACCGTTTCGCCGCGAAGCTGGAGTTGATAGTCTGGCTGTCCCAGCATGACGGTCTGAGTCGGGTTCGGCAGCACGGCCCCGGTGGAAATCGCGTTGCCGTAGGTAAGGATCGGCTGGCTCAGCGGCAAGCAGCCCTGGTAGCGCTGGGCCGCCTCCACCACCGCGGGCTGGTTCAAGTCCGTCAGCACGGCGGAGTTGGGCGGCAAATCCACGGCGCTGGGCTGGGGCGCGAGGGGAAGGGTCTGCCCCGCAAGGCTGACGGAAACGGTGGCATTGGGCGGGGCGATCGCCCCAAAGCAGACTGTTTCTCCGACCTGCCGCGCCACATCCACCGCCGGCCACAGCGACCCCTCGGCAAAACTAGCACCCACCGGAGCCGCCGCCCCTGCCGCCACGCGCACCACGCGAATCACCACCGCCTCCGCACCGCGCCGCAGCGTGAAGACGTTTTCGCCCAGTTCTAGCGGAAAACTGGGGGCAAAGTGGCCCGCCGGACTGCGCTCGATGGGCTGGCCATTCACCGTCACCTCGCCGCCAGGAGCCGCCGTGCCGATCAGAAAAATGCGGCTGGCGGTGGTTTCGTGTGGCCATCGTCGGGGATAGACCACCCCCCAGGGGCTGCTCGGCGCGGGCGATCGCCGCCATGCTCACCATACCCACCATGCCCACCAGCGACAGCCCCAGCCCGTGTTTGATCCAGTTCATAGTCTACCCAGGTTCAGTCTTTTCAATCCACGCTCAATCTGTGTCGGACGGCATTGCGGCATCGGGCGATCGCTCCCAAAATGGCTGGATTGCTTTTACTTCTGCTTTCACGCCTAAAAGAAGCCGCGTGGCACATCCTGCGTTAGACGAACTTCGATAATCTGGTTCGGCAGGATCGTCGCAGGCTGGGGGGGCAGTGACAAAGGTCGTTGCCGCTCCAGCCCCCGCCCCCCAGGGCCAGCCCCACCAGCCCAATGCCGCCTGTCAGCAGGGCCCAGCAGCAGCGCCCCACCTGCACCAATGGCGGAATTCCGCAGAATGTCGTCTTCAGAGACGCGGCGATCGCCCGACAGTCGATCCCGACCGCCCCTCAATGCGCTGGTTACGCCCGTTCACGCTGATTGCCTGCACCACAAAGCGACTGCCCTCGCGGTTTGTTTCAAACCGTCCCAAAGCTGGCTGTCCCCGTGGAAACACCACGCGCCCGCTGTAGTCGCGCACGGATTCTGTTAATACAAGAACTTCTTTGCCAGGGGCGATCGCCACTCAGCGTCAGCGGTACGCGGCCGGGATACCCGCGCAATCATCGACGTTCCCTGATGGGCAGCAGCACGTTCGGGGTTAAATGGTGTCGCGGCGACCGATGCAGCGGGCAGGCGACTGGCGCTCGACGGGCGACTCGAAACGC contains:
- the pta gene encoding phosphate acetyltransferase, whose translation is MLKNLYIAAIEPGNGKSLVLLGLMELLSKRVGRLGFFRPVIHAGNTPDNDIDLVRSRYAIAAPYESQFALTHDEAQALLAAGHTDALLKRVVEAYKALEAQCDFVVCEGVDATEIGSAFVDDFDAQVANLLAAPIALVSSGEGKTLEELVSNVRTEREAFLNYGCAIAATFINRIAPEMREELGDRLQESWQTEDPVFLLPEEPRITKPTVAEVMNTLGGVLVMGDDSQLNRDVLGYKVAAMQLPNFLTHVQEGALVIAPGDRADIVLGCLTTMFAENYPKISGIALTGGLELAPSVRALLDSFRRSPLPIFAVATDTYETATRTSQVRAQLNPFTERKIAAALGLFESSVDLSRLEARIEVARSTRMTPLMFEYELIQQAKTMRQRIVLPEGSDERILRASEILLQRNVVDVTLLGNRGQIQEAIAALGLHLDGATLIDPLESDWQEDFAQTYYELRQHKGITLEFAHDLMRDVSYFGTMMVYKRLADGMVSGALHTTAHTIRPALEFIRTQPGCSIVSSVFLMCLEDRVLVYGDCAVNPNPNPQQLADIAISSAETAALFGIEPLVAMLSYSTGDSGKGEDVDKVREAVRIARSQRPDLQIEGPIQYDAAVDASVAKTKLPDSKVAGHATVFIFPDLNTGNNTYKAVQRSANAVAIGPILQGLRKPVNDLSRGCTVPDIVNTVAITAIQAQRVQAAAGSVEPERVGAGA
- a CDS encoding dihydrofolate reductase family protein; translated protein: MKTQYYTATSLDGYIADANNSLEWLFQFGDPENGSYAGFIQEVGAIAMGSTTYEWILNHNSPDNPDSNPAQPAWSYTQPAWVFTTRTLPAIPGADIRFVKGDVRPVHEAMRAIAQDKNIWVVGGGDLAGQFYDHGLLDEIIVTIASVTLGSGAPLLPRQITTPPLKLVSTTTYGTAFAELRYAVQRSVDAV
- a CDS encoding AAA family ATPase, whose protein sequence is MAISEEFHRRWCALLERVDDCKSEKALETEVLLPMLELLGYRPQDILQQVPFGKKRVDFLLRAQQSAPYCHYLIIEAKSPKQSIAHNSWQLRDYLLASGSILGLLTNGKQFRLLYNDGETVHSLWNYSRDYLYQSYRVLGSLLWKRNCDRVMEVFGSSHRKIHEQLVRAIAQLSHDPQVLSVLPIQPDLSPLTAPRNAMIITVFNNKGGVGKTTLTINLAAALAQMGKRVLLIDIDAQANLTTGLGIDPLEDIEKVGRKDITHLLTEPRLVLDDVIVKKRWGSVVLDVVPSHIRLSNMENQLIQIVDSDRILAKKLKSQDYDFVFIDPPPSFGKVNRISLMASGGVLVPTQLSPYPIRALEFVLGQVEEVGQFRETPLPIVGIAVSMHDRTSRAFNLSMVEELYGRLNKLPGGNQVQLFSEATWVPRLNIVSKSQSEGCPLFAIDSLDGLSAQDRTAAENALASFESLAQELLQKVEAAA
- a CDS encoding N-acetylmuramoyl-L-alanine amidase; the protein is MPRNRLIQRFDWQQISPTQVQYTVQLNSRHQWGYQLRYEGTSLVLSLRNPPVLSSSRRQPLTGLRIFLDPGHGGPDDLGARGPTGYPEKDVALIVSKLLRDRLQARGATVIMSRTEDIDLGPNERAAMIVEQEPHLAPQHSLQRSAPTMAMRSTPQASARSGIKNQAQDLAEFLHDYLVETRDRPSYGVFWNNLALTRPAVAPSVLLELGFMINPFEFEWIVDSQEQARLADALADGIEAWLQRAVSE